A genomic window from Erpetoichthys calabaricus chromosome 17, fErpCal1.3, whole genome shotgun sequence includes:
- the tmem205 gene encoding transmembrane protein 205: protein MPTEGQPTDLVKVAHLLILSACWGMQLWVTFVAGFVMAAGVSRHTFGQVQSKLFPFYFYGVLGSSFLNLAIYAVYHPRELLDTHESVQIGLFFASVVLAGLNAQWFGQTVTDTMLQMQEIEKEHRLGDEVGMKAKKEAYKTLREKDPKYKSLRSTFFRYHGLSSLCNLLCVLCTGANLCYTALNLQTI, encoded by the exons ATGCCAACTGAAGGGCAGCCCACCGACTTGGTGAAAGTTGCACACCTGCTGATCCTGTCGGCCTGCTGGGGAATGCAGCTGTGGGTCACATTTGTAGCAG GGTTTGTGATGGCGGCTGGTGTGTCTCGCCATACCTTTGGTCAGGTCCAGAGCAAGCTGTTCCCGTTTTATTTCTACGGCGTGCTGGGCTCGTCCTTCCTTAACTTGGCCATCTACGCTGTGTATCATCCCAGAGAACTTCTGGACACCCATGAGTCAGTGCAG ATTGGCCTGTTCTTTGCGTCTGTGGTCCTTGCAGGCCTCAATGCCCAGTGGTTTGGTCAGACGGTGACAGACACAATGCTGCAGATGCAGGAAATTGAGAAGGAGCACCGCCTCGGAGACGAAGTGGGAATGAAAGCCAAGAAAGAAGCCTACAAGACCCTCCGGGAGAAGGACCCCAAATACAAGAGTCTGCGTAGCACCTTCTTCCGCTACCACGGCCTGTCGTCCCTCTGTAACTTGCTGTGTGTGTTGTGCACGGGCGCTAACCTCTGCTACACAGCTCTTAACCTTCAGACCATTTGA
- the elof1 gene encoding transcription elongation factor 1 homolog, producing MARRKSKRKPPPKKKMTGNLDTQFTCPFCNHEKSCDVKMERSRNTGVISCSVCLEEFQTPITYLSEPVDVYSDWIDACEAANQ from the exons ATGGCCCGCAGGAAGTCGAAAAGGAAGCCACCACCGAAAAAGAAGATGACCGGCAATCTGGACACCCAGTTTACCTGTCCCTTCTGTAACCACGAGAAGTCCTGCGACGTCAAAAT GGAACGCTCAAGAAACACGGGGGTTATCTCCTGTAGCGTGTGCTTAGAAGAATTCCAGACACCCATAACTT ATCTCTCGGAGCCGGTGGATGTGTACAGTGATTGGATAGACGCCTGCGAGGCCGCCAACCAGTAG
- the cnn1b gene encoding calponin-1 — MSVHFNRGPAYGLSAEVKSKLAQKYDPHKEEELRFWIEEITGKKMGESFMEALKDGVILCELVNKLQPGSIRKINNSSQNWHQLENIGNFIKAITDYGMKPVDIFEANDLFENFNHTQVQSTLMALAGLAKTKGFHTKSDVGVKYAEKQQRRFNPEKLKEGRNIIGLQMGTNKYASQKGMTSYGTRRHLYDPKTGVDKPVDQSTISLQMGTNKGATQAGMTAPGTKRQIYDQKLGTEKCDTTNVSLQMGTNKMASQQGMTVYGLARQVYDPKYCVSECDSWGEQYFNEHGFQDQNYDNYAE; from the exons CTGGCCCAAAAGTACGACCCGCATAAGGAAGAAGAGCTGCGCTTCTGGATAGAGGAAATCACTGGGAAAAAAATGGGAGAGAGTTTCATGGAGGCCCTCAAGGACGGGGTCATACTATGCGA ACTCGTCAACAAGTTGCAGCCTGGCTCCATTAGGAAGATCAACAACTCCTCTCAAAACTGGCACCAG CTTGAAAACATTGGCAACTTCATCAAAGCCATCACGGACTACGGTATGAAGCCAGTGGATATTTTTGAGGCCAACGACCTTTTTGAAAACTTCAATCACACTCAAGTGCAGAGCACACTGATGGCTCTCGCCGGACTG GCAAAGACGAAAGGCTTTCACACCAAATCCGACGTGGGAGTGAAATACGCAGAGAAGCAACAGCGGCGCTTCAACCCGGAGAAACTGAAGGAGGGACGGAACATCATCGGCTTACAG ATGGGTACAAACAAGTACGCCAGCCAGAAGGGTATGACATCTTACGGCACTCGGCGCCACCTTTATGACCCCAAGACTGGTGTAGACAAACCTGTGGACCAGTCCACGATCAGCCTTCAGATGGGCACCAACAAGGGAGCCACACAG GCTGGCATGACAGCACCTGGCACCAAAAGACAGATTTATGACCAGAAGCTTGGCACGGAGAAGTGCGACACTACAAACGTGTCCCTGCAAATGGGCACCAACAAGATGGCATCCCAGCAGGGGATGACGGTGTATGGCCTGGCGCGGCAGGTGTACGACCCCAAGTACTGTGTGAGCGAATGCGACAGCTGGGGAGAGCAATACTTCAACGAGCACGGCTTCCAGGACCAGAACTACGACAACTACGCAGAATAA